The region cataccCCCATCATGGACCTCTTAAGGTTAAAGAAGTGCTTTTCTCCCTTACAGCTAGAAGGAGAGACACTCATCATCAAATGAACATAGCCTAATgtatggaaaaaacaaaaacttcagcATCAAGAGAGTAGAACATCTAggaaccacaaaaaaaaaaaagccctgagaGAAAAACACCTCAATCCACTCTGCTCACAGAGGTTAAAACAAAGCATTGCATCCAGCCATTTATTATTGTCACAGCTCATCCCACAGAAATGCCACCAAGTCCATCAGGTCTAGCAAAGAAGCAGCACTAGTCCTAGGATACTTTCACACTGACTGCAGGTCTCAAGGGACAGGAAGAGATTGCTCAGCTTTCCTCTACGTTAAACTTTACTGATAAATCTATTCGTACTGTTACGGTTGTCCAGCATAAATGGTGCTGCCATAAGCAGAAGAGAGGCATGTAGAACTTCACAAGTCTGCGCTTTGTTGGAAAATCCTTCTACGTTATTAGGGCCAGTTTGGCTCATTTCTGCTGGTTGCTTGACATAGAGGAAGGAGAAGTAGTCTTCCAATGACTTGAAGAAGACAGTAGGCCTTAAGGACTCTCCAAGAGGATGAGGTGTCTGCaattatattaaaacaaacaataaaccCTCAGGAGAGGGTGTGATTAGTGCACACTCAGTTCATTAGCTGCCCTGACCTTCATGATCTCCCTCAGAGTTCATAAAGAACTGAAAAGTCAgcaacaggattttttttttttaaatactggttACTTGCAACCCCAGCCAAagggcagctcttcccacacAGTGAGCTGAAAAGATTATTACAAGATACAAATTAGCATGTCTTAGGCAAAGAATTAACAGCTGGCTCATCTCtcagcagccccacacagaACAAGTGACAGCAATAACAGAGGGAGTTTCTGCAAGGGAGTGGGAACTGAGTCAGAGGAAGTTCCTCTGGGTTTTTTGgtcaaaaatacaaattaaatttaAGTTCCAGGGATGACCACCTACATCTCAGTCAAAGACTAGGATTGAAGGCAGGGTTTTTATTTACTGATTCAGCATGAAGCATGAAAAAATAGTGAAAGAGGCAAGCCACAGTGCAATTCATCTGCCCAATATCAAAAATAAGGTGCCTGCTCTCTAGTCTTCTTCTGCTgaggcagcagaagaaaggcaCCCACCTTCAGAAGAGGTGAATCATCACTCAGAGGTCCATCGTCCACTGGTGAGAGAGCATTCAGATGATTAGCCCAAAACAAAACGATTTTACACCAGGTGATTTAGGAAGCTTAAGTTGGCCACTCACAGGGGGATTGTGAGAAGCTCTTGAAGCAGCAAGGACAGCCACAGGTCTGGGCAACAGAACGTTGGTAGGATAACAAGGCAAGAACTTGAACAACAAGCATGAGAGTCTAATCAACCAGGTACTCAGCTTGATACCACCAGCCCACTAACAACTTCTGCCTAACACTCAGTAAAAACTAGTGttagaataagaaaaaaaagcaacataaaaagGTAAGCATCCCCTTTGCCAACCACACTGTCTTTGCTGGGGAACTCAGTGTCACTGCCACTTCAAGACAAAGAAGGAACATTCACAAAGTAAGGGCAGACAATGGAAGCATCTATTAGTATTGGAAAAAGCTGGAATGCACACAACTCATAAAGAAGCTGttcagaaaagatgaaagagatAGTATGCCCTAGAGTGCTGTGAGGAGCAGGAAATAAGCAAGGCACTATCTAAACTTCCTCCTAATGCACACAACTAAGATCATCACCACTAAAAGGAAAGCATGAACAATGAAAACTGGAAAGAGGGTGGAATACCACGTGGCAACACTACAGATACCAACATCTACTGAGGCCAAGAGATGAAGATGATACAGAGAACGGAAAAGCTTCTGTTTGTCACAACTAGCTGACGAGCACTTTTTTCCCCTAGGTGTCTATAGGCAGGATTTAGCTTTTCATCCCATGGTCTTCCTTGAGGCAGACAATATGCTCATTGATCCAACAAGGAAATTCCTATGCTTCTATACCCACATAGTTTCATACTCGCAGGAGAGTGCTTAAGTCAGCCCACAAGGAGTGAAGAAGGGCCAGGTTTGATCTGTGAAGTGATGACACTGACAGTCTTTCTTCCACAACGCCTTGATGTACAGGTGAAACATTACTGTATTATCAGCAGCaccagaaacaacagcaaagaggCAAACGTACACCTCTGAGCCCTTACCAAGAGCCAGTCATTGTTTCATTGttagtaatttaaaaataaaagatattcaCATTATCTACAATTTAAAACaactccatcccagcagcagtggctgaggAAAGAAATCCTTACCTTAACCACTGCCATAAGGTCAGTGGAAGTTTTATTTGTATCCTCCTGTGCGAATTCAGGGTCTTGGTCTGCTGTTTTGGGGTCATTTACTTCATCTGGAAGTGGCTGCACATCATCCCATTTCTCCTCTGCACACAGGTTCTGTTGCTAAGGAGATGGACAAAGCAAGAAAGGACACAACCAGCATGAAGAAATCAAGAGGCACTGGAGCAAATCTACTGAAGTGCAAGCTACTGAGCAATCAGATGGTATTGCTCTGACAGATTAACAGAGAGTAACCCTGTTCTTTCTGAAGTTCTGGCAACTTCAAAGGACAGAAAGAACACAGAGGGAAGGAAACAGCACAAACAAGAAATAAGCTGTCACCTTAACTTCTTTCCACCACCGTAAAACTAGTTTCTTGATTAAAATCATACTTTTCAAGAATACTGTCCAGTTAATGCAGCCTTCTGAGAACTTCACCATGGAGAAGAGTCCCAGGCTAAGAGACCTGGTACAACAGCATCCAGACATTTTGTGTTTAAGTGGGAACTGAGGTGTGTGTGGTGGGGAAGCATCAAGTTGTTAAGACCGACAGGGCAAATCTAAGGTTTGACCACGTCAAGGGAGTTTCCCTGCATTGAGAGCAGCTACAAGGAAATGCTAGCTGAGCAGTAACAAGTGTCACATTAAACACGCTTCATTTTAACTCAAAACATGTTATGGTAatggtgttgggtttttttggtccTACTTCCAACCTCTTTGAAAAAGTGCATGGTACTAAATCAACATATGTCAACCAACCTCTGGAGTTGATTCCATTGAATGACGGTTATTCCACAGCCAAATGCCCACCTGATTACACAGTTCATCCTCATCCAGTCTGGAGCTTGATGCTTCATTATCTGCACCTAGAGAATCCTGCTGCAAACAAAGGTCTGGCTCCACCAGTTCagcactctcctgctttgcacTGGGCTGAACATACAAGGCTAAAGGATTCAATTTCTTGAACCCCTAgtaacaaataaacaacaaaaaagcaacacacaGTACAGTTAAGAATGCTCATTTGTAAATACCACCAgtaccagaaagaaaaaaaagcgtGCACTCCAGGCAGTAAAGCTTGACTTCCTGCTGAGATACATAATCCCAGCAGCACTTTTCTCATGGCTTTCAGACCCACACAGTTCTTAGCAAAACAGAGCTGAGACATTCAAATAATGATACAAATTGGCCTAACTCATAACCACTCCCTGGTCCATGGTTTATATCCTGAATGTCTGTCCTAGGTAGAGCAAGCAATCACCATGCTTATGCTGTCCCACATTACACATTTCACTGGCAAAGTAAGCTGCTTTTAATCAAGACCATTTCTATAATTCAGTTTGTTAACAGCATAACTGATCTTCAACGATGAGAGCACTAAGTATCTTTCCATTATAGGCACCCAACAGACCCTACCCCTGCCCTTTCTTACAGCGGCACATTCCTCCCTCCTGACCTGGGAAGGTAAGTTCTCTTTGCAGATGTCAGCATATCCCTTATCCTTCAATACAGAGTGAATGTAGACATCTTCCTCAGAGGATGTGTCGCACAGAAAGAGATGCAAAATGCCATTCACGTATTCATCCACGATGCCCACAAGGACCTTCGAGTAACACAGCTCCTGGAATTGCACAGTTGCTTCACTGGTCCAGGTATCctcaagaagaaacaaaaatctgaagttACTATCAACAGACCAGAATCCATCACCTGAGACTTTCTCTTCTGAGCACTCAAGATGACAATTAGGCCAAGGCAGGTGAAGGCCAAAAATGCAGGTGGGGGAAGAGAAATCAGACAAACTTCCAAGAACTGAACTAAATCACATTGCCCCAAAGCTTGCAAAGCCAGTTACACTGGGAATGCCTTTTCACCGTAAGTATCTATTTTCAAGTGTAGTCATTTTATCTTctctgtggggagggggaagaggcAAATTATGGAAGTTAAATGTCAGGAGTTGATGTGAGGCGTCAGCAGCTTCATAACAATGAAACTTGTGGATCTTTTGCCCTCAAGAAGCAGAGGAAAGTTTTTaagcatgtttttaaaacacaaatttgAACTGTGTTCCCACGCTCTCCATTGGAAAGACAGCGTTTCTCAGACTTCTTGACCATGAGATCTCTCAGGACAAGCTGACCTAAGCTTTGGCTTTTTTGATTGCATCAAACTCACTTAGAGCTTGGTCTCAGAAAATTGTAAAACAGGGCTGAATCTACCAATGTTTTAGAAGGACCCTGGAGAACTATTGGAGGGGGCAAAACCGCTTGTTCATTTGCTTAACCAGTAGCTATGTGTTTCTGAAACAACATAAGCAAGAATACTACAAGCATAAAGCAGAAACAATGAAAGGTTACCACTTGCAGAGAAGCAGTTGTATTCCACTGAATAACAGCAACAATTCTGCTGTAAACATCAGAGGGACCTGAATAAATCCAAATACTTGTCCTTATCTGGAGAAAAAGCCTCTCTCTTCTTGACAGTTTCTACATGTATGTCAGTAAACAAAACTGCATATGAACACACACCTCCACAGGCTTCACCCATGCCAAGGAACACGGGATGGCCTGAGCTGGGAGCTTCAAGTAGCACCATCTGcaatataaaacaaaagcatagtCATTAGagcaaacacagagcaaaaacaGTCAGAAGAGCAGAACTTACTCCTCTTCTGGGTCTTAAAAATCAACTGAGGAATAAAGAGCAGAGTACTGGATTTTGCATTTGTGATTAAAACCCAACAGTAACCTTGAAAAACACTTCATAACCAGGAAATGAGCACAGTAGGAACCACACTAACAACTCATCTCTTATGCCTTCCCTCACCCAAGCATCTTTCTATCATAACCCCTTGTGATTATGAAGTTACGGACAGAGAACAATGACTTTTGAACCAAAGAACGAAGCATGGAAAGGGTATTAAATTGCAGAGGCAAAAAAAGTACCTCTGACACCAAAAATGCAGCCCATTTCAACTGATGACTACTGAGGAGAATGTTTATATCTGTTCATGGAACctaaaatgaagatgaaatcCAACCTcaaccgttctgtgattctgtcaacCATGTGTAATCTACTTACTTGAGGAATCTCAGCCAAGACTTTTGGACAATGCCTATGCTCCCATAATCTGGGTAGAACACCTCCACTTCTTGGTCATTGATTATACGGTGGATGACAACCCGGTACCACCATTGCAAGAACATCACACAGCAAAGCTGTCCAGGCTGTACCGAAGACTCAGGCATGATGTAACGATCGGAAACAAGCTTATTTGAATAACAGCACCTGCAAAACATCGTAAGGAAAGATTGTGTTGTGCCTGGAAGGATGCAAAAGATGAACACAAAAATACAGAGGATTTCAGAAGAATCCTGATTTCTCAAATCCCAATGACACAAATTTTCAGAAGACGTTTAAATGGATGCTTTGCACCACTGCTCCGTTCAACTTAAACTGAAACGATTATAAGAAATGCAAACCTAAATTTCAACATTTGAAAGTTCTCCCTGGGGTCCAATTAAAAAGAGAATTCCTGATGTTAAATACAGTCATTCTAGTCATTAACTTTCAGCATGATCTGGATATATCACTATTTATTGTAAATCAGATTTTGGAGTATTGGCTACATATTATTTGTAGTATTTGCCTGTAGAACGTATAACTCCATTTGTATGTGCCCCATGGACATCAGGTGCTTCCTCAACACACAGTTGACAGCAATTATAGAACTGCTGTGGTGCAACAGAATCTCAAATGCACAATGTAACTGACAGACACTGATGAGGCTTTGCTTGCTTTCAaatatacataggttgctccaaaagtaatgcctcctattttcaTGGTAACCACAACAATACACAACAACACTATTATAGaacattcacctctgacatCGTGATCAGACATCATCACGCAGGAGGCGTTATTTTCGAAGCAGCCCTTGTAATATGCACTTGCCATTATGTACATGTTGCTTTTTGACAAGTGTTGGAGATGGAAGCAAAAATTTCTACTGAGCCCATTCATAACACACAGAAAAGAGGCACAAAGGAAGATCAAAGTTCCCCTTTTGGAACCTTTCTATTCTTTTACAGTTTAGAACTGTCTAGGGCACAGCCAAGCAACTGTGAATTGGTACTAATCGTACTTTTTGCTTGCTAATTAAAAGGAATGGGTAAGCATTATGAACACGTGTTTCAGACAGCACAGGCATCTCCATTTCAAGATATCAAACCAGCTGTGACCATAACTATCAAGTTGGGTGTCTTGTTCTCTCAGCACAAATACAACAGGCAATAGTACCTATCAGCACAGAATGTTCTCACCTCATCTCAATCATCAGATCCCACAGTTTATCAgatgtttctgtgctgcagacgTGGATGTAGAACTCACTAGGAGAGACTATTAAATTCACAATTACTCCCACCAAGCACCTTGTCTCCAGTGGAGGTAAACCACAAAGTCTTCTGTCCTGAACTGCATCTGGAGGGATGTCTGGAGTCACCATCATTATGTCCAGACCAGACTGTTCCAAAGCTTGAGGCTACAAAGAGATAAGAGGGAGGTGGTACTCACATCTCTTCACTCACTGAGCATACATGAATAACTGCTCCAgtaaggtttaaaaaaaaaaaagtctgctttgCTTGGAACCTATGAATTACTGAATATCAGCAAATCCCACCAGTTGTGCAAACCTGGATTAGGACTTTGTCTGTGTTGGGAGCATccattctctcttctccctaGAGGGAAGAATGAAGGAAATCAGTAAATAACAGTAGTGTAACAACAATACTGTGCATTCCCACAAGGAGAAAAGGAGCTGGAGTCATACCCTGTATTTagacaagaacagaaaacagctaTTGCTAAAATaatatgttgggttttttttaaagtttgttgGATTTTACCCAAAAGATGCTATTTTCTATGCTCTCTGACCATGAGGAAAGTTATCTGAAAGTAACTCAAGTGGCATTTTCACACTAGAGCTATTTGGTTTTTATCCTTGGGTAATAAGACCTacaaattctgttcttttctcacTCGAGAGATCTGTCTGTGAAAGGCTAGTGCAGCTTACAATTTTCTGTGGAGGGGAAACTTAATCATACATAAGCTACTCTCTCACTGCCTCGAGAGCTCTCTTCTGTGGCAGTGAACAGCATTCCTCCAAAGATCAGAAGTCAAAATGACTTCATTTTGACCCACAATGAACAGGCTACAAGTTAACACTGCATTATACATCAAGCAACACATGGGAAACATCTTCCAGCACATATACCATTGCTTATCTGGCTAATCTAACTGCAAGCAACATTTTTTGCAACACTGGCtcttgtaaacatttttttccacaaagcaGATAAATCTCATTAATGCCCTTGAATTTTTTGAGTTAAaattttttcagtgaaacattAAGTTAAATAACAGCTGAGGAAATTCctgcctgagcagcagctcaaagaaaaaaaatccatgccaTGAAAATCCTTTAAGAAGtgcctgcaaacagcagcatctctgaGACACACGTTTGCTCCCTTGAACGTTGCTTCATATCACCCTGTTATGGGCATACACTATCTTTATAATCTAGTTTACACATCGGTAGTGACAAAAGACATTTGCATGACTATATAGAAACGTATATTtgtaaatatgctttaaaaaaaaaagcaacaaaacaataagaagagaaaacaacaaaacactaaaaGTGACCCCTGCAATATACCACAGCCTGTGATACTGGCTAACCCTTTCCCTAAGATGGACAGGCAGGTGCTATAGGGGTGTGAATGACCCTTCCTTCAGCTGAGGGTGAGAAAAGCCGCTGAGCAGCAGTTCCATACACCTCTCCCCTTCTCAGAGCCAAGTGGATTGACTTAGCCCGTGTTCCTCATGTTATTAGTTTCCCTTTCATTATTAGTTTCTTGTGTCGGGATACTTGGATACCTTATAGCAGGGCAGGGATCAGGTCACATCTTTCCACTCTACCTTGCAGCATCCTGATGAACAAGCATTCACTGCATATCCCACATTCCAAACAGCTTTCCTCCcctttctggctttttttaaaacagaagagcaaGCTTAATGTCTCATGGGGGATACAAGTTGAACAAACACTTTAACGACCTGAGCAGGATAAGTCTTTAAACAGGATCCCATCATGATATGAAAGCACAAAAACCTGACCTGAGGTCAGGGTTATCGCAGTCCTCTTTTTTGCCATTCAGACTCAACAGGCAGACTGCACTTGATTTAAGGAGAATTTCTGGCTGCTTCATCACACTGATCTAAAACTTTACAAGCTCAAGGCTGACTGCAAGAGAGCATGCTTTAGGAATGTGAAGTCCAACTGTAACAATCAAAAAGATCAACACTATGGAAAGGTGATATAAGAGGTGTAATGACAGAGGGACTAACGCAATAGAAAGGTGttagaagggaaggaaaaaggactgCTCACCCATCTCCGAAGACCTAGGCTCACGGGGGAAAACTCCacaaaggagggatctccagaaagaaatccttccacagtggcagtcagcccttaaatgaggtctaagagaggtgcagccaggctttACCCATTCCTgttgcacaggtgaattgccttcacctgtgctcccagggttGACCTGgtcttttccccaggtgctcaatcagcagttcaggccgtgactcaacagttaccatacaccAACTCAGTCAAAGGCTTCCAAATTAACCGCAAAGAACACCAAAAATCAGGAAGAACTCCTGGGACTCTTTTCCTGCACACCAATCCTCAGGTTGCACACAGCCACCTGGGAAGCTTGGCAGACAGAATAACAGTAGGaaggttttccagagaaaaggaaggcagggaagaagagagagaaaaaacagagctAACAAACAAATTCACCCAACCTATTAGATCCTCTGAACTGCTCCTCTCCATCTCCTTCTAGAAATACACTTTCACACAAATTCAAAACTCTTGAAGTCCAACAAGAATGACTAGGAATCCCCACAACTTTAGACAGTGAATTAAGTATCACCGATTTCCtttagtaaaaggaaaaaaaggagacaaTTCTTTTTGTGCCCCATCTGACCACACTATTTAGTCACCCAAGTGAAACTGTAGGAATCAAAGTCTCCACAAGAACCATCACCCAGCTTTGTCCTCCTAGCTAACCACACTGAACAAGACACTTAACTCTGCCTACAGCAGCCGAGGAAATTCCACAGAGCTGATCTTCAGATTACTAAGATGtaataacaaataaatacacaaaaggGTATCACCATAACTATCAGGGAACGAGATGATGCTTAACACAGGTCTTTAACAGGTCTTGGATGGTCTTTAACACAGATCAGAAAgccagaaagagagaagagaaagaccTAGCTTAGGATGGCATATGAAGCTATACACCAGCCTGGAGTCTTGCCACTTCCAGACTTATCTAAAACAGGTACTAAAATTTGTGTAAGCAGCAGTGTATCAACAACACAACCTCAACAGTAacaaaagtaagaaaagaacCTCCAATGTGGGATTAAGCCACAAAGAAGCTACAGATCACTCATCCAGCTACTCACTTGTTTCAGGCCATCACCCAGACCTACTGCTTGTGCGTCCACTGGTTCTGacttctcttctgctgcctgATGGACGATCTCTGTCTCACAGCTGGGTTCCAAAGGAGGCAGCTCAGCCATGAGTACTGCAAAGACAATAACCTGGCTGTTATTCTTTCTTGGACTGATGCAGAGTTACATattaaacagaaagagaaaacacttgaaaaatgaaagcatcgGTGGCATTTTTCCAATCTCTTGTAGCATTCAGTTACCACATTCATAAGCTTTTGTTAGAGAGGCATCCTTTGTAAATGAATTCTAACCAGAGAAGTCAGGAACCCTGTAGGTACTGTGTGCAATTTTCTGCCATAGCTGTTACAGGAGCAGCGAGTACACACAGAGTCTCTTCTGTGGAAGATTATAGCTTAATCTTTCAGAGTAGTATTACTAAATTTTCACTCTCAAGAAGTGTACTGGAAGGGCTCTAATGACTTGCGGAGCAGGGCATTCAAGAGATCCTTCTACTTTTGTTACCTGCTGCCTGCAATGATTAGCATTTCTAGTCCTCTACATAGGTTCAGAAAGCTCATATTTGGAAGGTAGATCCTTTCTTTCACCTGCCACCAAAAACCAGCGGCAACTTGTTAAAAACCTCCAGTTAAGCTCTCTGATACTGAGACAACTCCTTATAACTACTTCTGCAGTACCACACAGGCCTTCCTCGTTGAATCAGAAGGGAACGGGGACTATTACAGcaactgaaaacacagcagcatcTACCAGAAACACGGCTGCTTGTCCACAATGCTTAGGAGACCTACATGCTTCCAGCTAACTAACGCACAGCCTTACCTTGTGGCATCTTTTCCTGCTCTATCTCACTTGATGAGCTCTTTTTCAGGGTTATCAAGGAACCTCCTCTTGTCTCCTTAACCATAATTGTATCAGACATGCTTTCGAAGACTTCAAGTAAGGAGGAAAATCCATATTGTGTGTACTGGAACGTCCGCTTAAAGCGTGTGTAGTATGCATCGTTGAAATCCAAGAGCAGAAGTGGTGAGGAACTCAAGAGATCTTGCAGCTCCCtcttcactgctgctggcaggacaCGAGTCTTGCCCTTTGGAGGCAAACCCCGCTGATTCTGAGAGATAAAAGTAGCTCTTTCCTTCCTAGCAACACTGCGTGCTTTACCActtgttttctgtctggaaaTCAGTTTGGAAATATCTTTGGTGGTCTCATCGGCAACAGctacaataggaaaaaaatattagctgTTTATCAGCTACTAGAAGTCTGGAACAGTAAACCATTAAAGCTCTACGTACGCAAAGctgttcttttcactttttccattCCCCTTTTTAGACAGGTGTCCCTTCTAAAAGCAacctcactaaaccatgtctggATTTCAGTACAGCAAACACTTTCCTTCTGCACAGTGGACGGAACCAAATTTAACAGCTCATCTGCACCCTCATCCCTATAAA is a window of Gallus gallus isolate bGalGal1 chromosome 8, bGalGal1.mat.broiler.GRCg7b, whole genome shotgun sequence DNA encoding:
- the TDRD5 gene encoding tudor domain-containing protein 5 isoform X2, translating into MSQQEQLMELLKKEVRSQLLAAKEGLTPAQLEQEYLAMVGRPLPLRELGFCSTMELVASMPGVVQVCPNSKGGFLLKAVADETTKDISKLISRQKTSGKARSVARKERATFISQNQRGLPPKGKTRVLPAAVKRELQDLLSSSPLLLLDFNDAYYTRFKRTFQYTQYGFSSLLEVFESMSDTIMVKETRGGSLITLKKSSSSEIEQEKMPQVLMAELPPLEPSCETEIVHQAAEEKSEPVDAQAVGLGDGLKQGEERMDAPNTDKVLIQPQALEQSGLDIMMVTPDIPPDAVQDRRLCGLPPLETRCLVGVIVNLIVSPSEFYIHVCSTETSDKLWDLMIEMRCCYSNKLVSDRYIMPESSVQPGQLCCVMFLQWWYRVVIHRIINDQEVEVFYPDYGSIGIVQKSWLRFLKWCYLKLPAQAIPCSLAWVKPVEDTWTSEATVQFQELCYSKVLVGIVDEYVNGILHLFLCDTSSEEDVYIHSVLKDKGYADICKENLPSQGFKKLNPLALYVQPSAKQESAELVEPDLCLQQDSLGADNEASSSRLDEDELCNQQQNLCAEEKWDDVQPLPDEVNDPKTADQDPEFAQEDTNKTSTDLMAVVKMIRK
- the TDRD5 gene encoding tudor domain-containing protein 5 isoform X1, translated to MSQQEQLMELLKKEVRSQLLAAKEGLTPAQLEQEYLAMVGRPLPLRELGFCSTMELVASMPGVVQVCPNSKGGFLLKAVADETTKDISKLISRQKTSGKARSVARKERATFISQNQRGLPPKGKTRVLPAAVKRELQDLLSSSPLLLLDFNDAYYTRFKRTFQYTQYGFSSLLEVFESMSDTIMVKETRGGSLITLKKSSSSEIEQEKMPQVLMAELPPLEPSCETEIVHQAAEEKSEPVDAQAVGLGDGLKQGEERMDAPNTDKVLIQPQALEQSGLDIMMVTPDIPPDAVQDRRLCGLPPLETRCLVGVIVNLIVSPSEFYIHVCSTETSDKLWDLMIEMRCCYSNKLVSDRYIMPESSVQPGQLCCVMFLQWWYRVVIHRIINDQEVEVFYPDYGSIGIVQKSWLRFLKWCYLKLPAQAIPCSLAWVKPVEDTWTSEATVQFQELCYSKVLVGIVDEYVNGILHLFLCDTSSEEDVYIHSVLKDKGYADICKENLPSQGFKKLNPLALYVQPSAKQESAELVEPDLCLQQDSLGADNEASSSRLDEDELCNQQQNLCAEEKWDDVQPLPDEVNDPKTADQDPEFAQEDTNKTSTDLMAVVKTPHPLGESLRPTVFFKSLEDYFSFLYVKQPAEMSQTGPNNVEGFSNKAQTCEVLHASLLLMAAPFMLDNRNNDKKMKNKDLPENLALVQHSASALSEQEMSQKLYVPPTTLSAVLAAAARLATCHGYFHWLPGPRKEL